From the Desulfohalovibrio reitneri genome, one window contains:
- the msrB gene encoding peptide-methionine (R)-S-oxide reductase MsrB — protein sequence MRFIFILTMCLALLAGLGGTAMAERARAYFAGGCFWCVEADFEKLPGVVEAVSGYAGGEEENPSYEQVASGSTEHLESVRVEYDPDVVSYRDLVDAFWRMINPTDDGGQFGDRGHQYTTAIFYQNEEEKRIAETSRDELAVTGKYDKPVKTDIRPLNAFHEAEDYHQDYYKEHGIRYKSYRFFSGRDSYLEDKWGDKPLRDIKERIKGGGWEKPSDEELRSRLTDMQYRVTQKDGTEPAFDNEYHDEKRPGIYVDIVSGEPLFSSTDKFDSGTGWPSFTKPLEPGNITEHVDRKLLMTRTEVRSAKADSHLGHVFDDGPAPTGKRYCINSAALRFIPREKLEEEGYGEYLRLFEE from the coding sequence ATGCGCTTCATCTTCATTCTGACCATGTGCCTGGCCCTGCTGGCCGGGCTGGGAGGGACGGCTATGGCTGAGCGGGCCCGGGCCTATTTCGCTGGCGGGTGTTTCTGGTGCGTGGAGGCGGATTTCGAGAAACTGCCCGGCGTGGTGGAGGCGGTCTCCGGCTATGCCGGGGGCGAGGAGGAGAACCCCAGCTACGAGCAAGTGGCCTCCGGCTCCACGGAGCACCTGGAGTCGGTGCGGGTGGAGTACGACCCGGATGTCGTCTCCTACCGCGATCTGGTGGACGCCTTCTGGCGCATGATCAACCCCACGGACGACGGGGGGCAGTTCGGCGACCGGGGCCACCAGTACACCACGGCCATCTTCTATCAAAACGAGGAGGAGAAGCGCATCGCGGAGACATCCCGCGACGAACTGGCCGTCACGGGCAAGTACGACAAGCCCGTCAAGACGGACATCCGGCCCCTGAATGCTTTCCACGAGGCCGAGGACTACCATCAGGACTACTACAAGGAGCACGGCATCCGGTACAAGTCGTACCGCTTCTTTTCCGGCCGCGACTCTTACCTGGAGGATAAGTGGGGAGATAAGCCGCTGCGGGACATCAAGGAGCGGATCAAGGGCGGCGGCTGGGAGAAGCCCAGCGACGAGGAGTTGCGCTCGCGGCTGACGGACATGCAGTACCGCGTCACACAGAAGGATGGTACCGAACCCGCCTTCGACAACGAGTACCACGACGAGAAGCGGCCCGGCATCTACGTGGACATCGTCTCCGGCGAGCCCCTCTTCTCCTCCACGGACAAGTTCGACTCCGGTACGGGCTGGCCCAGCTTCACCAAGCCGCTGGAGCCGGGCAACATCACCGAGCACGTGGACCGCAAGCTGCTCATGACCCGCACGGAGGTGCGCTCGGCCAAGGCTGACTCCCACCTTGGTCACGTCTTCGACGACGGCCCCGCGCCCACGGGCAAGCGCTACTGCATCAACTCCGCCGCCCTGCGCTTCATTCCCAGGGAGAAACTGGAGGAGGAGGGGTACGGGGAGTACCTGCGCCTCTTCGAGGAGTAG
- the greA gene encoding transcription elongation factor GreA encodes MSEIPISRQGFKKLEEELEQLKKERPEVIQAIKEAREEGDLRENAGYDAAKDRQGMLEARINYIESRLPQCCVIDREELDGDKVIYGATVEIEDVDTGDVKTWTLLGPDEADHTKGSISVFSPVGKALIGKEVGDEIVVDAPRGRITYEISDINFDPNAGC; translated from the coding sequence ATGAGCGAGATTCCCATTTCCAGGCAGGGGTTTAAGAAGCTCGAGGAAGAGCTGGAGCAGCTCAAGAAGGAGCGGCCCGAGGTCATCCAGGCCATCAAGGAGGCCCGCGAGGAGGGCGATCTTCGCGAGAACGCGGGCTACGACGCGGCCAAGGACCGCCAGGGCATGCTCGAGGCGCGCATCAACTACATCGAGTCGCGCCTGCCGCAGTGCTGCGTCATCGACCGCGAGGAGCTGGACGGGGACAAGGTCATCTACGGGGCCACCGTGGAGATCGAGGACGTGGACACCGGCGACGTCAAGACCTGGACCCTGCTCGGCCCGGACGAGGCCGACCACACCAAGGGCTCTATCTCCGTCTTTTCCCCCGTGGGCAAGGCGCTCATCGGCAAGGAGGTTGGCGACGAGATCGTGGTGGACGCCCCCCGCGGCCGCATCACCTACGAAATCAGCGACATCAACTTCGATCCCAACGCGGGCTGCTGA
- a CDS encoding ABC transporter substrate-binding protein, which translates to MTGIARTLLLTLLAALMLAAPAMADEAGPALDTEDEVRFVSVGWTGVTIKTEIGVAIMNCLGYESSNTMVSVPIAYEAMAMDEADVFLGNWMPSMASIANPFFEEGTVENYVANMPGAKYTLAVPTYVAEGGLTHFKDIAKYADKLDNKIYGIEEGNDGNLIIQEMIDKDMFDLADFELVPSSEAGMLSQVQSYARNEKWIVFLGWAPHSMNERIDMTYLKGSTSETFGGNDGTATVYTNVRDGFLDDNPNLAKFFKQFTFPIPMMNQIMTTLHEDSSLKPRQAALRWLEKNPDQYAEWLDGVTTKDGKPALPVFKDCLPTLKK; encoded by the coding sequence ATGACTGGTATCGCTCGCACACTTCTTCTCACCCTGCTGGCCGCCCTCATGCTGGCGGCCCCGGCAATGGCGGACGAGGCCGGCCCCGCCCTGGACACGGAGGACGAAGTCCGCTTCGTCAGCGTGGGCTGGACCGGCGTGACCATCAAGACCGAAATCGGCGTGGCCATCATGAACTGCCTGGGCTACGAGTCCTCCAACACCATGGTCTCGGTGCCCATCGCCTACGAGGCCATGGCCATGGACGAGGCCGACGTCTTTCTGGGCAACTGGATGCCCTCCATGGCCTCCATCGCCAATCCCTTCTTCGAGGAAGGCACCGTGGAGAACTACGTGGCCAACATGCCCGGGGCCAAATACACCCTGGCCGTGCCCACGTATGTCGCCGAAGGTGGCCTGACCCACTTCAAGGACATCGCCAAGTACGCCGACAAGCTCGACAACAAGATCTACGGCATCGAGGAAGGCAACGACGGCAACCTCATCATCCAGGAGATGATCGACAAGGACATGTTCGACCTGGCCGACTTCGAGCTGGTCCCCTCCTCCGAGGCCGGCATGCTCTCCCAGGTGCAGTCCTACGCCCGCAACGAGAAGTGGATCGTCTTTTTGGGCTGGGCCCCGCACTCCATGAACGAGCGCATCGACATGACCTACCTCAAGGGCTCCACTTCCGAGACCTTCGGGGGCAACGACGGCACCGCCACGGTGTACACCAACGTGCGCGACGGCTTCCTGGACGACAACCCCAACCTGGCCAAGTTCTTCAAGCAGTTCACCTTCCCCATTCCCATGATGAACCAGATCATGACCACGCTGCACGAGGACTCCAGCCTCAAGCCCCGCCAAGCCGCCCTGCGCTGGCTGGAGAAGAACCCGGACCAGTACGCCGAGTGGCTGGACGGCGTGACCACCAAGGACGGCAAGCCCGCCCTGCCGGTGTTCAAGGACTGCCTGCCCACCCTGAAAAAATAG
- the betB gene encoding betaine-aldehyde dehydrogenase: MLRKQMYINGEWVPARSGATVNIINPFDQSVIAEVPEGGREDAQVAIAAARDAFDNGPWPHLPAAERGEAVRRLADLIARDREELARLESLDTGKTVEESRWDMDDIAGIFRYYAGLADKDEGEVIASPVPDTTSVVVREPIGVCGQISPWNYPLLQAAWKLAPALAAGCTVIMKPSEITPLTAVKCVELCEEAGIPPGVVNLVLGPGSKVGAELSENLDVDLISFTGGIVTGKRIIQAASSNVKKMALELGGKNPNLVFDDCDFDLAVDYALNGVFFHAGQICSAGTRLMVQEGIHDRFVAALKERIDKIKLGNGFDEGTQMGPVISKEHLENVSNYVEIARGEGATVLCGGKRPDDPALADGFFYEPTLIADCRHEMRIVQEEHFGPIITVEKFSTEEEVVRLANDTVYGLSAGFWTRDPDRIHRVSKALRFGTVWVNDFNVYFVQAPWGGYKQSGLGRELGKMGLEEYQEVKHIYQNHATQEIGWFGK; this comes from the coding sequence ATGCTTCGCAAGCAGATGTACATAAACGGCGAGTGGGTCCCGGCGCGTTCCGGGGCCACCGTGAACATCATCAACCCCTTCGACCAATCGGTCATCGCCGAGGTGCCCGAAGGGGGCAGGGAGGACGCCCAGGTGGCCATCGCCGCCGCCCGGGACGCCTTCGACAACGGGCCCTGGCCGCACCTGCCCGCCGCCGAGCGCGGCGAGGCGGTGCGCCGCCTGGCCGATCTCATAGCCCGCGACCGCGAGGAGCTGGCCCGGCTGGAAAGCCTGGACACCGGCAAGACCGTGGAGGAGTCCCGCTGGGACATGGACGACATCGCGGGCATCTTCCGCTACTATGCGGGTCTGGCGGACAAGGACGAGGGCGAGGTCATCGCCTCGCCGGTGCCGGACACCACCTCCGTGGTGGTGCGCGAGCCCATCGGCGTCTGCGGCCAGATATCCCCCTGGAACTACCCTCTCCTGCAGGCCGCCTGGAAGCTGGCCCCGGCCCTGGCCGCGGGCTGCACGGTCATCATGAAGCCCAGCGAGATCACCCCCCTGACCGCCGTCAAGTGCGTGGAGTTGTGCGAGGAAGCCGGCATCCCGCCGGGCGTGGTCAACCTCGTCCTCGGCCCCGGCTCCAAGGTGGGCGCGGAGTTGTCCGAGAACCTCGACGTGGACCTCATCTCCTTCACCGGCGGCATCGTCACCGGCAAGCGGATCATCCAGGCCGCGTCGAGCAACGTGAAGAAGATGGCCCTGGAGCTGGGCGGCAAGAACCCCAACCTGGTCTTTGACGACTGCGACTTCGACCTGGCCGTGGACTATGCCTTGAACGGCGTCTTCTTCCACGCCGGGCAGATCTGCTCCGCCGGGACCAGGCTGATGGTGCAGGAGGGCATCCACGACCGCTTCGTGGCCGCCCTCAAGGAGCGCATCGACAAGATCAAGCTGGGCAACGGCTTTGACGAGGGCACCCAGATGGGGCCGGTCATCTCCAAGGAACATCTGGAGAACGTGTCCAACTACGTGGAAATCGCCCGCGGGGAGGGCGCCACCGTGCTGTGCGGGGGCAAGCGGCCGGACGACCCGGCCCTGGCCGACGGCTTCTTCTACGAGCCCACCCTCATCGCCGACTGCCGCCACGAGATGCGCATCGTGCAGGAGGAACACTTCGGGCCCATCATCACCGTGGAGAAGTTCTCCACCGAGGAGGAAGTCGTGCGGCTGGCCAACGACACGGTCTACGGCCTGTCCGCCGGTTTCTGGACCCGCGACCCGGACCGCATTCACCGCGTCTCCAAGGCGCTGCGCTTCGGCACCGTCTGGGTCAACGACTTCAACGTCTACTTCGTGCAGGCCCCCTGGGGCGGCTACAAGCAGTCCGGCCTTGGCCGCGAGCTCGGCAAAATGGGCCTGGAGGAGTACCAGGAAGTGAAGCACATCTACCAGAACCACGCCACCCAGGAGATCGGCTGGTTCGGTAAGTAA
- the betA gene encoding choline dehydrogenase has translation MATKHYDYIIVGGGSAGSVLANRLSADPNNKVLVLEAGGWDRRWDFRIHMPAALTYPLAGKTYNWWYDSEPEPWMHNRRIYQPRGKVIGGSSCINGMIYIRGNPMDYEKWGREEGLENWDYSHCLPYFRRFECRVRGSDEYQGGAGPLYLDTPECDNPLFSAFFQAVQQAGYPLTKDVNGYQQEGFGKFDSTTHRARRWNAARAYVHPTKYRRNLEIKLRSQVLRVLFSGDRATGVEYACGKKTHTVHGGEVILCGGAINSPQLLQLSGIGNGEELRSLGINVVKDLPGVGENLQDHLELYVQYASKQPVSLFPALKWWRQPWIGFQWLFQRKGAGASNHFEAGGFIRSNDQVEYPDLQYHFLPIAIRYDGSAPAEGHGYQVHVGPMNTDVRGHVKIKSSDPREYPAILFNYLSTEQERRDWIAAIRKTREIMNQPAFDPFRKHEIAPGEGVETDEEILDFVAREGESAYHPSCTCKMGYDDMSVVDSDLRVHGVRGLRVVDASVMPYITNGNIYAPVMMIGEKAADHILGNSMEKSELPFYNHKKDA, from the coding sequence ATGGCGACCAAGCATTACGACTACATCATCGTGGGCGGCGGCTCGGCGGGCAGCGTCCTGGCCAACCGCCTCTCCGCCGACCCCAACAACAAGGTCCTGGTCCTGGAGGCCGGCGGCTGGGACCGCCGCTGGGATTTCCGCATCCACATGCCCGCGGCCCTGACCTATCCCCTGGCGGGCAAGACCTACAACTGGTGGTACGACTCCGAGCCCGAGCCCTGGATGCACAACCGCCGCATCTACCAGCCGCGCGGCAAGGTCATCGGCGGCTCCAGCTGCATCAACGGCATGATCTACATCCGCGGCAACCCCATGGACTACGAGAAGTGGGGCCGGGAGGAGGGCCTGGAGAACTGGGACTACTCCCACTGCCTGCCCTACTTCCGCCGCTTCGAGTGCCGCGTGCGCGGCTCCGACGAGTACCAGGGCGGGGCCGGGCCGCTGTACCTGGACACCCCGGAGTGCGACAATCCGCTCTTCTCCGCCTTCTTCCAGGCCGTGCAGCAGGCCGGGTACCCCCTGACCAAGGACGTCAACGGCTACCAGCAGGAAGGCTTCGGCAAGTTCGACAGCACCACCCACCGCGCCCGCCGCTGGAACGCGGCCCGCGCCTACGTGCACCCCACCAAGTACCGCCGCAACCTGGAGATCAAACTGCGCTCCCAGGTGCTCCGCGTGCTCTTTTCCGGTGACAGGGCCACTGGCGTGGAGTATGCTTGCGGCAAGAAGACCCACACCGTCCACGGCGGCGAGGTCATTCTCTGCGGCGGCGCCATCAACTCCCCGCAGCTGCTGCAGCTCTCCGGCATCGGCAACGGCGAGGAACTGCGCTCCCTGGGCATCAACGTGGTCAAGGACCTCCCCGGCGTGGGCGAGAACCTGCAGGACCACCTGGAGCTGTACGTGCAGTACGCCTCCAAGCAGCCGGTCTCCCTCTTCCCGGCCCTGAAGTGGTGGCGGCAGCCCTGGATCGGCTTCCAGTGGCTCTTCCAGCGCAAGGGCGCGGGCGCTTCCAACCACTTCGAGGCGGGCGGCTTCATCCGCTCCAACGATCAGGTGGAGTACCCCGACCTGCAGTACCACTTCCTGCCCATCGCCATCCGCTACGACGGTAGCGCCCCGGCCGAGGGCCACGGCTACCAGGTCCACGTGGGCCCCATGAACACCGACGTGCGCGGCCACGTGAAGATCAAGTCCTCCGACCCGCGCGAGTACCCGGCCATCCTCTTCAACTACCTCTCCACGGAGCAGGAGCGCAGGGACTGGATCGCGGCCATCCGCAAGACCCGCGAGATCATGAACCAGCCCGCCTTCGACCCCTTCCGCAAGCACGAGATCGCTCCCGGCGAGGGAGTGGAGACGGACGAGGAGATCCTGGACTTCGTGGCCCGCGAGGGCGAGAGCGCCTACCACCCCTCCTGCACCTGCAAGATGGGCTACGACGACATGTCCGTGGTGGACAGCGACCTGCGGGTGCACGGCGTGCGCGGCCTGCGCGTGGTGGACGCCTCGGTCATGCCCTACATCACCAACGGCAACATCTACGCCCCGGTGATGATGATCGGCGAAAAGGCCGCCGACCACATCCTGGGCAACTCCATGGAAAAGTCCGAGCTGCCCTTCTACAACCACAAGAAGGACGCCTAG
- a CDS encoding FadR/GntR family transcriptional regulator produces MSKKDPISLFHRAGHGRSSEDVALQIEAAILSGELSPGEGLPSERELQDIFGTSRGVVREALRALKEKGLLEIRKGAKGGAFVKQMEVARVSESLALFLKTNNFAPERLIEFRESMDRTVTVLAIARGSAEAKSALVDGAERLAGLAMAESPDMHALGELDRELNLQLVRLADNPIFEWVMGAVQSGFSSYDYALYEEPAYRAATVANWVETARSIAEGEPQKALSSIGHHYVLLRRCVRDLGPESLPANELLVEGDAGRYTTGPESQKAG; encoded by the coding sequence ATGAGCAAGAAGGACCCCATCTCCCTGTTCCACCGCGCCGGACACGGCCGCTCCTCCGAGGACGTCGCCCTGCAGATCGAGGCGGCCATCCTCTCCGGGGAGTTGTCCCCAGGCGAGGGACTGCCCAGCGAGCGCGAGCTGCAGGACATCTTCGGCACTTCGCGCGGCGTGGTGCGGGAGGCCCTGCGCGCCCTCAAGGAAAAGGGGCTTTTGGAAATCCGCAAGGGCGCCAAGGGCGGGGCCTTCGTCAAGCAGATGGAGGTGGCCCGGGTGAGCGAGTCCCTGGCCCTCTTTCTCAAGACCAACAATTTCGCCCCGGAACGGCTCATCGAGTTCCGCGAGTCCATGGACCGCACCGTGACCGTGCTGGCCATCGCCCGGGGTTCCGCCGAGGCCAAGAGCGCCCTGGTGGACGGGGCGGAGCGGCTGGCCGGGCTGGCCATGGCCGAGTCCCCGGACATGCACGCCCTGGGCGAGCTGGACCGCGAGCTGAACCTGCAACTTGTCCGCCTGGCCGACAACCCCATTTTCGAGTGGGTCATGGGCGCTGTGCAGTCCGGCTTCAGCTCCTACGACTACGCGCTGTACGAGGAGCCCGCCTACCGCGCGGCCACGGTGGCCAACTGGGTGGAGACCGCCCGGTCCATCGCCGAGGGCGAGCCCCAGAAGGCCCTTTCCTCCATCGGCCACCACTACGTGCTGCTGCGCCGCTGCGTGCGCGACCTCGGCCCTGAATCGCTTCCGGCCAACGAATTGCTGGTGGAAGGCGACGCAGGGCGGTATACTACTGGCCCGGAGTCCCAGAAGGCCGGCTGA
- a CDS encoding L-serine ammonia-lyase codes for MQPIRTGIFDLFTIGPGPSSSHTIGPMRAGHRFLQVLRGLDGDALARATGVTARLFGSLSATGRGHGTDRALVAGLLGHRPEEVEQAFLEELAMHPSQPRRIPLEGADLTVSVDGVVFGAVEGHGHPCSNTLVLTLDGPDGPLLERTYHSVGGGSVTSPDEPEEAAGDPAYPYADMDGLKAHIQATGQRLHRIILDNEAAITGRSEAEVLGELDRIMEAMRQSVERGLAEEGVLPGELRLARKAPELYRRGRAAAPASDRFLHQLNAYAFAVAEENAAGHVVVTAPTSGSAGVIPAVLHALREHLDIPREALREGMLAAAAVGFLAKNNASIAGAEVGCQGEIGVASAMAAALIAYARGHNYRVAENAAETALEHHLGLTCDPVGGYVQIPCIERNAMGAVKAYNAALIATIQNPDKHKVNLDRCIRAMAATGRDLHAKYRETSLGGLALSLTEC; via the coding sequence ATGCAGCCCATTCGCACCGGCATATTCGACCTGTTCACCATCGGCCCAGGCCCTTCCAGCTCCCACACCATAGGCCCCATGCGGGCGGGACACAGATTTCTCCAGGTCCTGCGCGGACTGGATGGCGACGCCCTGGCCCGGGCCACAGGGGTGACGGCCAGGCTGTTCGGCTCGCTCTCGGCCACGGGCAGGGGGCACGGCACGGACCGCGCCCTGGTGGCCGGGCTGCTGGGCCATCGCCCGGAAGAGGTGGAGCAGGCCTTTCTAGAGGAGCTGGCCATGCACCCCAGCCAACCCCGCCGCATCCCCCTGGAAGGAGCCGATCTGACCGTTTCCGTGGACGGAGTGGTATTCGGCGCGGTGGAGGGGCATGGCCACCCCTGTAGCAACACCCTCGTCCTGACCCTGGACGGACCGGACGGCCCCCTGCTGGAACGGACCTACCATTCCGTGGGCGGCGGCTCAGTCACCAGCCCGGACGAGCCGGAGGAGGCGGCGGGCGACCCCGCCTACCCCTACGCGGACATGGACGGGCTCAAGGCGCACATCCAGGCCACGGGACAGCGGCTGCACCGGATCATCCTGGACAACGAGGCGGCCATCACCGGGCGGAGCGAAGCGGAGGTCCTGGGCGAGCTGGACCGCATCATGGAGGCCATGCGCCAATCCGTGGAGCGGGGGCTGGCCGAGGAGGGCGTGCTGCCCGGCGAACTGCGCCTGGCCCGCAAAGCTCCGGAGTTGTACCGGCGCGGGCGGGCGGCCGCCCCGGCCTCGGACCGCTTCCTGCATCAACTCAACGCCTACGCCTTCGCCGTGGCCGAGGAAAACGCCGCCGGGCACGTGGTAGTTACCGCCCCCACCTCCGGCTCGGCCGGGGTCATCCCGGCGGTGCTGCACGCCCTGCGCGAGCACCTGGACATCCCCCGCGAGGCCCTGCGCGAGGGGATGCTGGCGGCCGCAGCCGTGGGCTTTCTGGCCAAGAACAACGCCTCCATCGCCGGGGCCGAGGTGGGCTGCCAGGGGGAGATCGGCGTGGCCTCGGCCATGGCCGCGGCCCTCATCGCCTACGCGCGCGGGCACAACTACCGGGTGGCGGAAAACGCCGCCGAGACCGCCCTGGAACACCACCTGGGCCTGACCTGCGACCCCGTGGGCGGCTACGTGCAGATTCCCTGCATCGAGCGCAACGCCATGGGCGCGGTCAAGGCGTACAACGCCGCCCTCATCGCCACCATCCAGAACCCGGACAAGCACAAGGTCAACCTGGACCGCTGCATCCGGGCCATGGCCGCCACCGGGCGGGACCTCCACGCCAAGTACAGGGAGACCTCCCTGGGCGGGCTGGCCCTCAGCCTCACCGAGTGCTGA
- a CDS encoding c-type cytochrome — protein sequence MRIAKKPWGLLAAPLLAAALLFWAAGLAGAEDGRLGSDLPSDPEALYMKACAACHGPGGTGADPEEFGFDVLPPDFTECNFASREPTQDWYFVVAEGGPARGFSEFMPAFGDAMTIEQVDKTLRHVHSLCGDDDWPRGELNLPRPLVTTKAYPEDELVVELEVDDKKRQSTRLKAIYEKRIGPRFQLEAAVPYEWREQDDQDWESGVGDATLGAKLVAYSSLEYGSIVSPGLEVVIPTGEEKNGLGGGVTKLEPYLAWGQIWPLWDVFTHAQVGYAHVMGNPSDRDVNDEWFWRTAVGRTFTFGRFGRTVTPMVEFVGQEEIGRNTPTEWDVVPQVQIPLNRRQHVRLGLGVRYPLNNYQTRDHRYMAYLLWDWFDGGFFEGW from the coding sequence ATGCGAATCGCCAAGAAGCCCTGGGGACTGCTGGCCGCGCCGCTGCTGGCGGCCGCGCTGCTGTTCTGGGCGGCCGGCCTGGCCGGGGCGGAGGATGGGCGACTTGGAAGCGATCTGCCCTCGGACCCCGAGGCCCTGTACATGAAGGCCTGCGCCGCCTGCCACGGCCCGGGCGGCACGGGCGCCGATCCGGAGGAGTTCGGCTTCGACGTGCTGCCGCCGGACTTCACCGAGTGCAACTTCGCCTCCCGCGAGCCCACCCAGGACTGGTATTTCGTGGTGGCCGAGGGCGGCCCGGCGCGGGGTTTCTCCGAGTTCATGCCCGCCTTCGGCGACGCCATGACCATCGAGCAGGTCGACAAGACGCTGCGCCACGTCCACTCCCTGTGCGGCGACGACGATTGGCCGCGTGGCGAGCTGAACCTGCCCCGGCCGCTGGTGACCACCAAGGCCTACCCCGAGGACGAGCTGGTGGTGGAGCTGGAGGTGGACGACAAGAAGCGCCAGAGCACCCGCCTCAAGGCCATTTATGAAAAGCGCATCGGGCCGCGCTTCCAGTTGGAGGCGGCCGTGCCCTACGAGTGGCGGGAGCAGGACGACCAGGACTGGGAGTCCGGCGTGGGCGACGCCACCCTGGGCGCCAAGCTGGTGGCCTACTCCAGCCTGGAGTACGGCTCCATCGTCTCCCCGGGGCTGGAGGTGGTCATCCCCACGGGCGAGGAGAAGAACGGCCTGGGCGGCGGCGTGACCAAGCTGGAGCCGTACTTGGCCTGGGGGCAGATATGGCCGCTGTGGGACGTATTCACCCACGCCCAGGTGGGCTACGCCCACGTCATGGGCAACCCCTCCGACCGCGACGTCAACGACGAGTGGTTCTGGCGCACTGCCGTGGGCCGCACTTTCACCTTCGGCCGCTTCGGCCGCACCGTGACCCCCATGGTGGAGTTCGTGGGCCAGGAGGAGATCGGCCGGAACACGCCCACGGAGTGGGACGTGGTGCCCCAGGTGCAGATTCCCCTGAACCGCCGCCAGCACGTGCGGCTGGGCCTGGGCGTGCGCTACCCCCTGAACAACTACCAGACACGCGACCACCGCTACATGGCCTATCTGCTCTGGGACTGGTTCGACGGCGGTTTCTTCGAGGGATGGTGA
- a CDS encoding Hsp20/alpha crystallin family protein, producing the protein MEMNRLKPWNWFRKEEQEAMPARSEFGVSREMRPWDVFRDMDRFFERAMREGGMPEFPGELQSFKPRVDIAGKDGEYVVTAELPGVDEKDISLDLSGDNLVLTAKKDQEKKEEDKEGGYYRVERSYGSFRRVFTLPADVDRENIKANYDKGVLTITMPRSEQLEQGAKRIEIGGS; encoded by the coding sequence ATGGAAATGAACAGGCTGAAACCGTGGAACTGGTTCCGCAAGGAAGAGCAGGAGGCCATGCCCGCCCGGTCCGAGTTCGGCGTGTCCAGAGAGATGCGTCCCTGGGATGTCTTCCGCGACATGGACCGCTTTTTCGAGCGCGCCATGCGCGAGGGAGGAATGCCGGAGTTTCCCGGCGAGTTGCAGTCCTTCAAGCCCCGGGTGGACATAGCGGGCAAGGACGGTGAATACGTGGTAACCGCGGAATTGCCCGGAGTGGACGAAAAGGACATCTCCCTGGATCTCTCCGGCGACAACTTGGTTCTGACCGCGAAGAAGGACCAGGAGAAGAAGGAAGAGGACAAAGAGGGCGGCTACTACCGGGTGGAGCGGTCCTACGGTTCCTTCCGCCGGGTATTCACCCTTCCCGCGGACGTTGACCGCGAGAATATCAAGGCCAACTACGACAAGGGCGTGCTGACCATCACCATGCCCCGCTCCGAGCAGCTGGAGCAGGGGGCCAAGCGCATTGAGATCGGCGGCTCATAG
- a CDS encoding Nif11-like leader peptide family natural product precursor yields MASEDVETFYQWLEHDPGLRESFERIDPSAGRAAWLRAVVALGREHGLEFSEKEFERVSEELAGRGGGGRKSGKPWWKFW; encoded by the coding sequence ATGGCCAGCGAAGACGTGGAGACATTCTACCAGTGGCTGGAGCACGACCCGGGCCTGAGGGAATCCTTCGAGCGCATCGACCCCTCGGCAGGGCGGGCGGCTTGGCTGCGGGCCGTGGTGGCCCTGGGCCGCGAGCACGGGCTGGAGTTCAGCGAAAAGGAGTTCGAGCGGGTCTCCGAGGAGCTTGCCGGACGGGGAGGCGGGGGCCGCAAGTCCGGCAAGCCCTGGTGGAAATTTTGGTAA
- a CDS encoding S24 family peptidase gives MYDTTGKIFGLALKGVLAGRERGTQARLAKALGKESSYIADIKNGRGAGTEETRRYIASFLGYGYEDMLRMGREIADRPEDDSRKKFSMPEHVAEYGQQGLTRVPFLEAVPTMGGESLQLSRQVKSHLAFRTDWLRTKGGPGSMVVVRADGDSMAPTIEDGSIVLCDESRTEFADNRVFLVEHQDGIVIKRLRKRGDTVLMVSDNGGVEQEIRGEDHFRIIARCIWTAKELD, from the coding sequence ATGTACGACACCACGGGAAAGATTTTCGGGCTGGCCCTCAAGGGCGTCCTGGCTGGACGCGAACGCGGTACCCAGGCCCGGCTGGCCAAGGCCCTGGGAAAGGAATCGAGCTACATCGCGGACATCAAGAACGGACGCGGCGCCGGCACCGAGGAGACCAGGCGCTACATCGCCTCCTTCCTCGGCTACGGCTACGAGGACATGCTCCGCATGGGGAGGGAAATCGCGGACCGCCCCGAAGACGATTCGCGGAAAAAATTCTCCATGCCAGAACATGTGGCCGAATACGGCCAGCAGGGCCTGACCCGCGTGCCCTTCCTGGAGGCGGTGCCCACCATGGGCGGGGAGTCGCTGCAGCTGTCCCGCCAGGTCAAGTCCCACTTGGCCTTCCGCACCGACTGGCTGCGCACCAAGGGCGGCCCCGGCTCCATGGTGGTGGTGCGGGCCGACGGCGACTCCATGGCCCCCACCATCGAGGACGGTTCCATCGTGCTCTGCGACGAGTCGCGCACGGAGTTCGCTGACAACCGGGTCTTTTTGGTGGAGCACCAGGACGGCATCGTCATCAAGCGGCTGCGCAAGCGCGGCGACACCGTGCTCATGGTCTCGGACAACGGCGGGGTGGAACAGGAAATACGGGGCGAGGACCACTTCCGCATCATCGCCCGCTGCATCTGGACGGCCAAGGAGCTGGACTAG